Genomic segment of Mytilus edulis chromosome 12, xbMytEdul2.2, whole genome shotgun sequence:
ttaatttatttcaaaattctgtctcatatatttctttttatgcactaacatgtgtttttccatgaacaatcttAGCAAATGTGGACAATTTTTAACGACTCGTACCTTGAAGAATAGCACGATGTCCCATACTTTAAtcatgtaaaaaaagaagatagtaaaatcttcattttggcaaagttTTAGaacattttgtcaatttttttgttatACCCAATGAACTACCTTAACCGAAACTGATTAGAAGTCATTGAAACCAAAAAACCTTAACACATTGACTCCTACAGGATGACAAAAGATCATAAAGATTAGACTATTCAATAAAATGCCAAAACCAAATTAGGAAAATCACAGAGACAAATCAAGCAAAACTAAACCAATCATCGGAAGCTAGACTGTATTTGAACCTGGAAGGATATTAGTTTCTTTGATAAAGAAACTTCATACATTTCTAGTTTATAAAATGATTTGAAATTTGATTAATAATCTTATAGATGCACATGAGGCTCTTTTGATGTTGTtctcttttatattcatttcctTTGTTTGGTTTCTGATTGGAAATTTGAACATGGtgcatagaatttttttttttgttatctttggGCATGAAAATCACGTAGCCATTGTGTTTGTTCAAGCATAATTCTGCTTTGATATTGTGACATTTCACTTGCACGAAATGATATTGAATTTTGTAATTCTAAGGATGTCTAGTTTGTTTCCGTATAACTGCTACATTCCGattacaaattttcattttataatggGCAATTGAAGTAAAATTTAGGTGCACATCATTTATGGAGGAACTATAACATATTTATCAGGATACTTACGATTTTCACTTACTAGAATATCTTATAAAACTTGCTTCTTACAAAGCAACACACTGCCTGATTGCCGTTTTGTTAATTGAAAGTTGATTGGTATAACGTATATTTTGTTGTCCTTGTGTTTCTTTAAGATTAAGCGATATAAACTAGAGTTTGACCTACCTGTTTGGGACCTCCAGGTTAAGCGGTATAAAGTATATATTGTCCtacatgatgtgttaccataatGTTGTGCAGTATAAAGTAGAGTTTGGCTTACATTTAATGTAACAGGAATCCTCATAGACAAGCCTGATAATGTCAAAGAACCAACTTCAATTCACCGTATtgtaaaaacatatatttgtagGTACTATAGATAAGGCCTTCACATATCAACTTAATcttccggttaaccggttaatcggtcgaacgattatccgagtaaccggttagtcAAAACTGTAGGATTTGATAACACTAGTATAAAGTAGATTTTGACGTACTTATGCTACCTCAATGTTGAGCGGTATGAAGTAGATTTTGTTGTACCAGATATGTTACCTCAAGTTTGAGTCGTTTACACATACGTTTGTCGTACCAATTGTGTAACCTTAAGGTTGAGTGGTATACTATAAAGTAGATTTGGGTATGCTGTTTGATTCTAGTATATATGAATATTGGACAAGTTTTTATATTATAGAGCATCAAATAATGATATCATATTATTTCAAAGATTATGTCGACAAAGCTGAAAGGTTAGACATTCGTTCATAACAACGCTTACAACAATATGTACCTAGACTTTTTTGTAATACCTCTTTGCATTATTGGAATTAAAACTTTGTGAAcaatgaaaaaggaaaacaaTTTATAGAATAATGAATTAATATGGGTCTAGTGATGATCTCGTGGCTTGTATGCCGTGTGTCGCTAGTTTGGAATACACCTAACTGACAATTTACTAGAAGATATGATACAAATACAAGCTTTAGCTAACTGCTAGCATACCTTAGAATAAAGATGTTACAGTACCTGGGCACTAGTATTCGTCACCTgcatttttttgcaatatatttcatatgaaaacacattttttcaaaaaaatattttgagggcaTTTAAAGACGTAGAATTGTTTAAATTATGTTTGTTTATCGgtaatagtttttgtttttgtcttgatGTGAacacatacaatattttttttataatttaatttggttgaataaATAGCGAAtttctgaacagaaaataatatttgtgtttatctggtgaaaaaattaaaatgatccacaaaaaaaaaaaaaaaaaaaaaaaaataaacaaataaatctaTGACAATTCTGATTCTATTGGTACCAATTTgcttaattaaaataaaactaaaaatgacccaaaatatttttttaagaaaaatgtagttttatatacaatatatagcgAAAAATTTAAAGTGACGAATACTTATGGCCACACTCTGTACTTAGATAGGggtaatttgtcaaaatatttagtGTCTACTTACTCAAAGACATTGGAAATATAGCGTAATGAGTTACCctattttatgtattattatgtTAAGATGCTTAATGTATTGCTATTTCATGACGGATGTACTCTATGATATGTTTCTACAGTGCACTTAAACAGTCATTGGTATTCTTAACTAGAATATTGCAGGAACCCAAAACTGGACATACTCTAATTACCTTGAATAAAGAATGCAACGGTGAATTTTAACAAGACTTCGGCAGATGATGGATGACACCTACCTATTCAATAATGTGATTAATAGAGGAAAGAGGAAAAGTCAGAggtaaaaaaggaaagaaatgaaaacaaagcAATGACAAACAATGGTCCACAACACAcaccaaaaaaaaagagaaaaaaactaaaatcacaaaaaaactaaactccgaagaaattcaaaacggaaagtccctaatcaaatgccaaaatcaagtgacaaaacacatcaaacgaatgaacaacaataGTCAGTATGAATCCCACTAAAACTGTCTAAAGTGTTCACTATGTGTACCCTCAGAATGCTAAAAACTGTTGAATACTTTCAATTTTAACTACtgtgtctctttttttttatatagtttctgTCAAACAAAAGTGTGTCATGGCATGTAGTTATAGTAAGAACATATTAATGTAAAATGGAGGAAATATAATGGCGATCTTAAAATTTCttacttttaacaattttctgtATGCCTATACGGAAGTAAACAAAATTGTGTCTATAATTTCGCTTCAAGTGCAGACATCATTTGATTCAATCAGGGGAAAAATAGGAACATGATCCAGAAAATTGCAgttcttttatataaatgtattgctattcaggAAACAGTGTAAAAGGTCGTGTTAATTTTCTATAATTATGGAAATTCCCAAAGGAAGGAAGGACAGATGATTTGACGGATCGAATCTATATCAAAGAGTATATTTGCCTTCAATCGTCAATTAAAAAACTCATAAGagtacattttaaaacaaaaaccagGATTATACAAGTTagagatatatttgttttgaggAACGATATGTTATCCATTATGGATCGTTAGAGGTTACAATAAACTATTAGGTTTTATGGGCACATAAAATGTTTCAGAATATATTGCTTTTGGAGAAGGTATGGGTAATTTTGATCTGAACAACTCCATAATTAATCATTTAGTCATGTTCAGTATATCACTCAATTTCCAGGCTGTTTCAGTATTGTTCAAACAATTCGCTTGCagtatataaaaatcaaatcagTTGACGTTCCTACTGCTCAAAAGTTGTCCCTTACCTACATTGACACCATATACAGAAGTGCATGTAAAGCTATATAAAAGTACTGAATTGATTTCTAATTGACCCAAGACTGGACATGATTGAATAGTTTAGTTCATACTTTTCATTTAGTCATTTAGTATGCTAACGTTAGAATAAAAATGACCGTATAAGACTTGACGATTTAATTTTGGGATTACATAACGCTCCAcagtaaacataaacaaataattaaacaaCAAAATGTCTAATCCTCTTCTATTTAAGACTTTTTGTTAGGATTTAAGATAACTGATTTGTGCATACACGTGCATATATGTGTATTTTATATACCTCTATGAGGTTTTATTTTATGAATCACAGAAATGGCTGACGATCTTCTACAACTATGTTACTAATTTATTGGTATTTATGTTGCGAAATTTTTCCCCATCGATTTTTAACTAGttaatatcataatattttgTCAAGTTCAGCATCAAATATGTGGGAATAAAAAGGTTCACAAGGTTTtattatcaaattcaaaaatcaaaatacgtcatttaattttttgtgaaaaattatcaTAATTGCAATCTAACCATATCTTCTTATTCATATCTAGAacctcatttttttttcatcaatgtaAATTTAAGAGGTTATGAATAAACATTGCAACGGTGAATTCATAATTTCATAGaaattgatccaatatccacccaTTTAGGTGCGAATCATATCTCTGGCCTAATTTCATAGaaattgatccaatatccacccaTTTAGGTGCGAATCATATCTCTGGCCTAATTTCATAGaaattgatccaatatccacccaTTTAGGTGCGAATCATATCTCTGGCCTTACATTGACACTGTGCTATGTACGCAATGTTTCGGGTTATTTCGGAAATGTTTTTATTCCAGGGAAACCTTCATCAGAGACCAcccctattgtttttgttttgttttgttttgatttgtttatttttgatttttgatttatttcttttttattactattttactttaatttatttattttttttaattctaaatattttaaaccGTTTCTGAATTGTGTTTTTAATAATTCcactttttgatttgttttttgtttttcttaactttttcaaccAATATTGAATTAATTAATTAAGCGTTTCAGAGTACGAATTTGTCCTCAGAAGAATATCATTTTACATGTGTTGTTTACATGATGGTCATTAATTAGTTCCGCACAGTTAAATGTTTAGTAGGAACTGTGAGGTTTAGATAAATTATCATATAGTTCGTTTAACTAATTCACCAATGTTTCTGTTTCCTTTTGAAACCTATTGATAGGTTTTTATGGAATTTAGCACCTATTGTAGAATCCGTTTTAATAAGATGCCAGTATTTCCCGAAtactttttgaagtttttctgcTTGAGGATGATAATTTGTAATGaatgatacattgtatttattttcaactttattctttttctttaatttaatttgcCTGTCTtggaatttgatttttgataGAATTTGTTCTACCAATTTCCGTTTATATCCTCTTATTAacagtttttcaataaaaagattttttctgGTTTGaaattcactttcattgttgGTGTTTCTAAGTATGCGAATGCCTTCGCctttaataaaagatttaaagtTTGAGATGGGATGGTTTGAGTTTTTATGAAGATATTGgaatttttcagttttctttgtaaaacattTCAGGTCTAAAACACCAGTATTTTTGAAGCGTTCGCCCTTGAAGATTTCTAGGTCTAGAAATGTTATGGACTGTTTATTGCATTCGTAAGTGAACTTTAGCAGGTCATGTTGTTTATTTGCATTTTCAAACATAAAgtcaatttcagactcttttgcTTTCACCATTAGAAGTCCATCATCTCTCAttcttttatgaaaaattattttttcagagaTTGGAGAGTTTTTAAGGATTGAGTTTATGTGATTGTAAATAGCAATGTCACATATTTCAGGGGAAGCTGTTGCTCCCATTGATGCTCCAATGATTTGGCGATATGACTTTCCATGAAAGGTAAATTCATTATTGGAAAGGATGAGTTTTGTTATTTCAATCAAAAAATTGTTGGTATAATTTCATAGaaattgatccaatatccacccaTTTAGGTGCGAATCATATCTCTGGCCTTACATTGATACTGTGCTATGTACGCAATGTTTCGGGTTATTTCGGAAATGTTTTTATTCCAGGGAAACCTTCATCAGAGACCAcccctattgtttttgttttgttttgttttgatttgtttatttttgatttttgatttatttcttttttattactattttactttaatttatttattttttttaattctaaatattttaaaccGTTTCTGAATTGTGTTTTTAATAATTCcactttttgatttgttttttgtttttcttaactttttcaaccAATATTGAATTAATTAATTAAGCGTTTCAGAGTACGAATTTGTCCTCAGAAGAATATCATTTTACATGTGTTGTTTACATGATGGTCATTAATTAGTTCCGCACAGTTAAATGTTTAGTAGGAACTGTGAGGtttagataaattattttatagttcgtttaaCTAATTCACCAATGTTTCTGTTTCCTTTTGAAACCTATTGATAGGTTTTTATGGAATTTAGCACCTATTGTAGAATCCGTTTTAATAAGATGCCAGTATTTCCCGAAtactttttgaagtttttctgcTTGAGGATGATAATTTGTAATGaatgatacattgtatttattttcaactttattctttttctttaatttaatttgcCTGTCTtggaatttgatttttgataGAATTTGTTCTACCAATTTCCGTTTATATCCTCTTATTAacagtttttcaataaaaagattttttctgGTTTGaaattcactttcattgttgGTGTTTCTAAGTATGCGAATGCCTTCGCctttaataaaagatttaaagtTTGAGATGGGATGGTTTGAGTTTTTATGAAGATATTGgaatttttcagttttctttgtaaaacattTCAGGTCTAAAACACCAGTATTTTTGAAGCGTTCGCCCTTGAAGATTTCTAGGTCTAGAAATGTTATGGACTGTTTATTGCATTCGTAAGTGAACTTTAGCAGGTCATGTTGTTTATTTGCATTTTCAAACATAAAgtcaatttcagactcttttgcTTTCACCATTAGAAGTCCATCATCTCTCAttcttttatgaaaaattattttttcagagaTTGGAGAGTTTTTAAGGATTGAGTTTATGTGATTGTAAATAGCAATGTCACATATTTCAGGGGAAGCTGTTGCTCCCATTGATGCTCCAATGATTTGGCGATATGACTTTCCATGAAAGGTAAATTCATTATTGGAAAGGATGAGTTTTGTTATTTCAATCAAAAAATTGTTGGTATAATTTCATAGaaattgatccaatatccacccaTTTAGGTGCGAATCATATCTCTGGCCTTACATTGATACTGTGCTATGTACGCAATGTTTCGGGTTATTTCGGAAATGTTTTTATTCCAGGGAAACCTTCATCAGAGACCAcccctattgtttttgttttgttttgttttgatttgtttatttttgatttttgatttatttcttttttattactattttactttaatttatttattttttttaattctaaatattttaaaccGTTTCTGAATTGTGTTTTTAATAATTCcactttttgatttgttttttgtttttcttaactttttcaaccAATATTGAATTAATTAATTAAGCGTTTCAGAGTACGAATTTGTCCTCAGAAGAATATCATTTTACATGTGTTGTTTACATGATGGTCATTAATTAGTTCCGCACAGTTAAATGTTTAGTAGGAACTGTGAGGtttagataaattattttatagttcgtttaaCTAATTCACCAATGTTTCTGTTTCCTTTTGAAACCTATTGATAGGTTTTTATGGAATTTAGCACCTATTGTAGAATCCGTTTTAATAAGATGCCAGTATTTCCTGAACactttttgaagtttttctgcTTGAGGATGATAATTTGTAATGaatgatacattgtatttattttcaactttgttctttttctttaatttaatttgcCTGTCTtggaatttgatttttgataGAATTTGTTCTACCAATTTCCGTTTATATCCTCTTATTAacagtttttcaataaaaagattttttctgGTTTGaaattcactttcattgttgGTGTTTCTAAGTATGCGAATGCCTTCGCCTTTAATAAAGGATTTAAAGTTTGAGATGGGATGGTTTGAGTTTTTATGAAGATATTGgaatttttcagttttctttgtaaaacattTCAGGTCTAAAACACCAGTATTTTTGAAGCGTTCGCCCTTGAAGATTTCTAGGTCTAGAAATTTTATGGACTGTTTATTGCATTCGTAAGTGAACTTTAGCAGGTCATGTTGTTTATTTGCATTTTCAAACATAAAgtcaatttcagactcttttgcTTTCACCATTAGAAGTCCATCATCTCTCAttcttttatgaaaaattattttttcagagaTTGGAGAGTTTTTAAGGATTGAGTTTATGTGATTGTAAATAGCAATGTCACATATTTCAGGGGAAGCTGTTGCTTCCATTGATGCTCCAATGATTTGGCGATATGACTTTCCATGAAAGGTAAATTCATTATTGGAAAGGATGAGTTttgttatttcaataaaaaattgttGGTAGGTTTTGTTATAGAATATTCAATTTTGTCATGTTCATCAAGCGCTTTTTGTAATGCTTCTGTGATTTCTTCAAATCTGAGATTTGTATATAGTGATGTTATATCATATGTAACAAGTAGTACATTATTATCAAATGTACAGTTTTCAATATTTCTGATTAAGTCACCTGTATCAGATAtgtatgttttttgtgttttcacTAAGGGAAACAAGAAATAATCTAAGTATCTCCCTAACCTTTCAAGTGGTCCATTACACTGTGATATTATTGGTCTACCAGGgacatttatagtttttatttgattgttctcgttttcaatgttttgtaaaactTCACGGTCTAGTTTGTGAATTTTAGGGAGGAAGTATGCAAAAggtgtttttatataattttgttcaTTCTTAATGTATTTGAAAGATATTTCATCAATACAGTTTTCTTCTTTCATTTCGAAGATTATTTCATATACCTTTTTCTGAGTGTTTTTAAGATATATATCTTGGATTTGTTCATAATGTATGTTATCATTCAATTGTTTTTCACCTTCTTCTAGGTAGTCAGCAAGTTTTTGAATGACTGTTACATTGTTTTTATCTGCTTTATGAATGATGATATTTTCATCGTGTTTTAGATTCTTCAGACAATTCCTTTCTTGTAGTGAAAGGTTAAATTCAGTTTTAGGGACATATTTAGATAATTCCATTTTGgtatagaaaatatatttttcaataggGTTGTCGGCAAATGCCGGCACCGAAAATTTTGATTTCTCCTTGAAAGGATGAATTTTACTgtgtatatttcaattttcaaggaAAAAGTATGAGAGTCTCAAATTTCTTTCCGTTCTTTTAAAATCtatcattatttgttttgtggatgtttttgttgttggaacAAAGTTTAGTCCTTTAGCAAGAACTAATGTTTCTGGTTGTGATAATGTTTTAGAGGATAGGTTCAGCACAAATTGTTTTGCAATTTTAAGcttgatttcttttttatgtagttttattttatttttaactgctttgaatttttcaatgtttttatactttttcttgtttttattaagTCTTCTATGTTTTCCCATGCTTTTCTTTTTGCATtggtaataattttattttgtagtatTTCATATACTTAAATATGATTCTGTATCACTATTCTCATTGGATGACCATCATGTAAACAACACATGTAAAATGATATTCTTCTGAGGACAAATTCGTACTCTGAAACGCTTAATTAATTAATTCAATATTggttgaaaaagttaagaaaaacaaaaaacaaatcaaaaagtgGAATTATTAAAAACACAATTCAGAAACggtttaaaatatttagaattaaaaaaaaaaaataaattaaagtaaaatagtaataaaaaagaaataaatcaaaaatcaaaaataaacaaatcaaaacaaaataaaacaaaaacaacaggGGTGGTCTCTGATGAAGGTTTCCCTGGAATAAAAACATTTCCGAAATAACCCGAAACATTGCGTACATAGCACAGTATCAATGTAAGGCCAGAGATATGATTCGCACCTAAAtgggtggatattggatcaatttCTATGAAATTATGTCTAGATCTTATCTTATTGATCTCATCCGTGCATCTGATCACTTGTGATCATGGTCCCTGTTTGTGGCTGCTAAAAATTGTATCTCTGAGCTTGATACTGTGCTACatacaaacaaatattgaaaaattaaatttaaacatcAAAATTCATCCTCAAAATCAAACACAAAATACAAATCCTAAAATAAAACCTACAATCCTAAAATAAAAcctaataattattttaattgaaattaaaacacttattaacattaaaaccatattgaaaataaaaaactgGTCAAAAGTCATTTATAGACTTGACCAATTAAATCATGTGTAATACTAAACCACGCCCATCTAAATAACAATGGTCAAGGACACTATTTAAGGTTTCTGCAAATTTTAAAGCTTAAAACTTTTGTAAACTTCACTAGTTCAGGTATAACCAACGCAAAGCAAGACACCATGGCTGAAAATATGGATTTTAGTATTTCCACAGAAAATCTGTACTCTGATGAAAATCTGGATTTAAACGATGACTTCACCATACCTTGCAGTCAAATCCCAAACAGTCAAAAACCTAAAGATGAAATCGAAATCGCTGAGGAGGGAATGCAAACTATTACAGAACTCAGTAAGAGAAGATATCCTCTTTTGACAATGAAAACTTTGTTGGAGTTCTAAAAGAAACACTCCATTAAATCTGGAATAATATCCGTGCATTTCAATGGAAACGTAGGACCGAAGACCAACAATGAGGTCAACGCAGatataaacaaaacattgaaaCCTGCAATAGACAATCTTCAGGATTCTATAATACAAGTGCTGAACGAACATATTAATAAACTGAATGTGATGCTAAGTGATACATATACTGAAACAATAGAATCCATTGGAGTAACTACGGAAAAAAGTGGTGACGCAAGAAATATGTTAAATAGAAAGTCTAGGGAAATAAATGATGAGTTCGAAAAACGCTTAAGAAACTATTCAAAAAGCTTAAAATATGAAACCAGAAAGAATACTCCTAGCAGAAGGAAACCAGAAACAAAGAAGAATGGAAATGAAAAAGTATTGAATGAACTAGCCAAACTGTTAGCCAAACACAAATAACGGATTACATGCATATAGTGAAAAGTAATTATGAATAAACTAGGAAATATCTCATTCCTATCCATATGGATTAAAACGAACAGTAATTacaaatttcataattatttcatGTGAGATAAATCGGTAATCATTACtaattaaaccatatataatctatatcaaacttttgtcttttatcAAATGATTACTAAAATACCTAAACTCTACTTTTGCTTTTACTTGGATTGTTGATATATTGCAAATTAATGACAGTAAACCAATAAACCTGGGAATATTTTATCCCTAGGTTTGTTTATTTATTGCCTACTGCGTATCCACGATTGATCTAGATAGCAATTATAGATACTGACCAAACAATAATGAAGAAGGACACACCCCTTGTGGTCATTACACAATTAAAAACATCCAATGAGAATAGTGATACAGAATCATATTTAAGTATATGAAATACTACAAAAAATTTTTATTACCAATGCAAAAAGAAAAGCATGGGAAAACATAGAAGActtaataaaaacaagaaaaagtataaaaacattgaaaaattcaaagcagttaaaaataaaataaaactacataaaaaagaaatcaagCTTAAAATTGCAAAACAATTTGTGCTGAACCTATCCTCTAAAACATTATCACAACCAGAAACATTAGTTCTTGCTAAAGGACTAAACTTTgttccaacaacaaaaacatccacaaaacaaataatgataGATTTTAAAAAAACGGAAAGAAATTTGAGACTCTCATACTTTTTCCttgaaaatcaaaatatacaCAGTAAAATTCATCCTTTCAAGGAGAAATCAAAATTTTCGGTGCCGGCATTTGCCGACAACcctattgaaaaatatattttctatacCAAAATGGAATTATCTAAATATGTCCCTAAAACTGAATTTAACCTTTCACTACAAGAAAGGAATTGTCTGAAGAATCTAAAACACGATGAAAATATCATCATTCATAAAGCAGATAAAAACAATGTAACAGTCATTCAAAAACTTGCTGACTACCTAGAAGAAGGTGAAAAACAATTGAATGATAACATACATTATGAACAAATCCAAGATATATATCTTAAAAACACTCAGAAAAAGGTATATGAAATAATCTTCGAAATGAAAGAAGAAAACTGTATTGATGAAATATCTTTCAAATACATTAAGAAtgaacaaaattatataaaaacaccTTTTGCATACTTCCTCCCTAAAATTCACAAACTAGACCGTGAagttttacaaaacattgaaaacgagaacaatcaaataaaaactataaatgtcCCTGGTAGACCAATAATATCACAGTGTAATGGACCACTTGAAAGGTTAGGGAGATACTTAGATTATTTCTTGCTTCCCTTAgtgaaaacacaaaaaacatacaTATCTGATACAGGTGACTTAATCAGAAATATTGAAAACTGTACATTTGATAATAATGTACTACTTGTTACATATGATATAACATCACTATATACCAATCTCAGATTTGAAGAAATCACAGAAGCATTACAAAAAGCGCTTGATGAACATGACAAAATTGAATATTCTATAACAAAACCTACCAACAATTTTTTGATTGAAATAACAAAACTCATCCTTTCCAATAATGAATTTACCTTTCATGGAAAGTCATATCGCCAAATCATTGGAGCATCAATGGGAGCAACAGCTTCCCCTGAAATATGTGACATTGCTATTTACAATCACATAAACTCAATCCTTAAAAACTCTCCAAtctctgaaaaaataatttttcataaaagaaTGAGAGATGATGGACTTCTAATGGTGAAAgcaaaagagtctgaaattgacTTTATGTTTGAAAATGCAAATAAACAACATGACCTGCTAAAGTGCACTTACGAATGCAATAAACAGTCCATAAAATTTCTAGACCTAGAAATCTTCAAGGGCGAACGCTTCAAAAATACTGGTGTTTTAGACCTGAaatgttttacaaagaaaactgaaaaattcCAATATCTTCATAAAAACTCAAACCATCCCATCTCAAactttaaatcttttattaaagGCGAAGGCATTCGCATACTTAGAAACACcaacaatgaaagtgaatttCAGACcagaaaaaatctttttattgaaaaactgtTAATAAGAGGATATAAACGGAAATTGGTAGAACAAATTCtatcaaaaat
This window contains:
- the LOC139497567 gene encoding uncharacterized protein, with the translated sequence MELSKYVPKTEFNLSLQERNCLKNLKHDENIIIHKADKNNVTVIQKLADYLEEGEKQLNDNIHYEQIQDIYLKNTQKKVYEIIFEMKEENCIDEISFKYIKNEQNYIKTPFAYFLPKIHKLDREVLQNIENENNQIKTINVPGRPIISQCNGPLERLGRYLDYFLFPLVKTQKTYISDTGDLIRNIENCTFDNNVLLVTYDITSLYTNLRFEEITEALQKALDEHDKIEYSITKPTNNFLLK
- the LOC139497568 gene encoding uncharacterized protein is translated as MELSKYVPKTEFNLSLQERNCLKNLKHDENIIIHKADKNNVTVIQKLADYLEEGEKQLNDNIHYEQIQDIYLKNTQKKVYEIIFEMKEENCIDEISFKYIKNEQNYIKTPFAYFLPKIHKLDREVLQNIENENNQIKTINVPGRPIISQCNGPLERLGRYLDYFLLPLVKTQKTYISDTGDLIRNIENCTFDNNVLLVTYDITSLYTNLRFEEITEALQKALDEHDKIEYSITKPTNNFLIEITKLILSNNEFTFHGKSYRQIIGASMGATASPEICDIAIYNHINSILKNSPISEKIIFHKRMRDDGLLMVKAKESEIDFMFENANKQHDLLKCTYECNKQSIKFLDLEIFKGERFKNTGVLDLKCFTKKTEKFQYLHKNSNHPISNFKSFIKGEGIRILRNTNNESEFQTRKNLFIEKLLIRGYKRKLVEQILSKIKFQDRQIKLKKKNKVENKYNVSFITNYHPQAEKLQKVFRKYWHLIKTDSTIGA